TTTATATGATAAGACTTTAAACTTCAGGATATCCAGATTACAGCATGTGTGGAACAGAAGCTGTTTGACAAATATGTCTCTCTCCAAAGTCATTCAACACAGATCCCACACAAGAACACTATTGTGCCACAGCGAACGATGGTCCGCGACAGTTCCTAGAGCGGCAGTCCAGACAGTCAAGCCTCGTGCACACCAACTGTATGTGTTTCGTCTTCTTCTTCAGTGATGTTTTAGGGCAGACTTCACTGGAAATAGTGTATCGCCGCCCACTACCGGATGCGGGGGGGGAAAAAAAAGGAGAAATCCAAAAGGGAAATAAACTAAAACATTTAATCCACTAAAACATCAGATTTTTTACTTTGCCCTAAATACACTCAGAGCCCTACTCAGATCTGGTTGATCTGAGATAACGGAACCACGCAGCTGCTCACCCATTACATCCTGCATTCCCAAGAAGCGTTCATCTGCAGATACGATGATATTGATATTGAGTTCTTATCCACTCCTGCAGGGTAGTTTATCACCATTGCAATAAATGCCAAAGCAAATCTACTTTCTTCACGACAAGGGTATCTGGATCCTGCACCTTGCGAACAGCAGACACagtacggggcggcagggtagcctagtggttagagcgttggactagtaaccggaaggttgcaagttaaaaaaatccccgagctgactaggtacaaatctgtcgttctgccctgaacaggcagttaacccactgttcctaggccgtcattgaaaataagaatttgttcttaactgacttgcctagttaaataaaggtaaaataaaaataaaactgcAGTGACTCTATGGCAACAGAACCACTAGAACATTCTTTACCTTTTCTTGCCGTCGCGGCATAGGAGACACGCTGAACAGCTCTTATTTTAGCAATCTCAGGCTCCCTCACTCTTACAGGGCATTCAGGGAACTCATGCGCATGCTTCCCACCACAATTGCGACATTCAACACCAAATAATCCCTCAAGTCATTATCTTTGCAAACACTTTACACATGCCCAAATGCTTTTCAGTTGGAACACTGCAGTAACCGGGGGACAAATGCCCTCACAGGCTAACTCACATATCCCATCTTGACATGTGTGGAGCGACTCCTCATCAAAAGACAGTAACACAGACGTAGTCTCTATCATCTTTCCATTGAACATACACCTCAATCATTATGCCCCAAATACTCCAGGAATTTGTATCTTGATCTTCTCAGAGACTCCAGAATCACACCCCTGATTGGTGCACTACTACGAAAATCTTGATTCTAGTGAGGCGAACATGCTCTCCTTTTGTTCTCCCGACAGAACAATTCTACAAAATTCCACTTCTGGTCACCCCGATAGATTCCACAGTACCCAAGACTTTCTTCACCATCCTGGCAACATCGAACAAATCTCCCAAGTACATCTTCTTATCCTCAAACCCCACTCCTAATACAAACTGTGAAGTAGTTGGTCCATGGGCAGTAGGATTACAAGACAGCGttttaaatgtgattttagcACTCTTTACCCATCTTTTAGTGACTCTAGTCTATCCAGTATTCTCAGCACCTTCCTTCTCAATCTCATCTTTGCTAATTAACTCGGTATCCGTTTCCGCCATTCTCTCTAGCTCTCCTTTATACATATAAAtccactaccggtcaaaagttttagaacacctactcattcaagggtttttcttaattttttactattttctacattgtagaataatagtgaatacatcaaaactatgaaataacacatattgtcACGGATGTCGTcatggaaatgaccggaccaaggtgcagcgtggtgaacgtacattttcctttatttctgtaaatgtcgccaacaaaacaagaaacaaagaaacgaccgtgaagcttactagggctatagtgccactaacaaagataactacacacaaaatgcaatggaaaaaaggctgcctaagtatgattcccaatcagagacaacgataaacagctgtccctgattgagaaccatacccaggccaaaacatagaaacagaaaacatagaaataaagaaactagaatgcccaccctagtcacaccctggcctacccaaaatagagaataaaagcctctctatgccCAGGGCGTGACAGGGTCAGGGTGGACATCCCTTACGGCGGCGGCTCTGGTGTGGGACGTAGACCCCCCTCCGCCTCTGGCTCCCCCCACTTTGGTGGTGCCTCTGATGTGGGGACCCTCGCTGCTGGCCCCGGACTGGAGGCCCTTGTTGCctgccccggactggggaccctcgctgccggctctggactggggaccctcgctgcgggccccggactggggactgtcgctggaggccccggactgagGACCCTAGCTGCCGGCCCCAAACTGGGGACCCTAGCTGCCGGCctcagactggggaccctcgctgcaggccaaataaatgctttacagagttcaagtaacagacacatctcagcatcaactgctcagagcagactgtgtgaatcaggccttcgtggttgaatttctgcaaagaaaccactactaaaggacaccaataataagaagagacttgcttggaccaagaaacacaagcaatgggcattggacctgtggaaatctgtcctttggtctgatgtgtccaaatttgagatttttggttctaactgccatgtctttgtgagacgcagagtaggtgaacgaatgatctctgcatgtgtggttcccaccgtgaagcatggaggaagaggtgtgatggtgtgggagtgctttgctggtgacactgtcagttatttatttagaattcaaggcacacttaaccagcatggctaccacagcattctgaagtgatacgccatcccatctggtttgcgctaagtgggactataatttgcttttcaacaggacaatgacccaatacacctccaggctgtgcaagggctattttAACATagtgagagtgatggagtgctgcctcagatgacctgacctccacaatcgcctgacctcaacccaattgagatggtttgggatgagttggaccgcagagtgaaggaaaagcagccaacaagtgctcagcatatgtgggaactccttcaaaaagcattccaggtgaagctggttgagagaatgccaagagtgtgcaaaactgtcatcaaggcaaagggtggctactttgaagaatctaaaatatattttgatttgttttaacacttttttggttactacatgattccttctgtgttatttcatagttttgatgtcttcactactattgctattatgttgaaaatagtaaaaataaggaagacccttgaatgagtaggtatgtccaaacttttgcctggtactgtgtgtgtgtgtgtgtgtgtgtatatatatatacagtgccttgcgaaagtattcggcccccttgaactttgcgaccttttgccacatttcaggcttcaaacataaagatataaaactgtatttttttgtgaagaatcaacaacaagtgggacacaatcatgaagtggaacgaagtggaacatttcttggatatttcaaccttttttaacaaatcaaaaactgaaaaattgggcgtgcaaaattattcggcccctttactttcagtgcagcaaactctctccagaagttcagtgaggatctctgaatgatccaatgttgacctaaatgacgaatgatgataaatacaatccacctgtgtgtaatcaagtctccgtataaatgcacctgcactgtgatagtctcagatgtccgttaaaagcgcagagagcatcatgaagaacaaggaacacaccaggcaggtccgagatactgttgtgaagaagtttaaagccggatttggatacaaaaagatttcccaagctttaaacatcccaaggagcactgtgcaagcgataatattgaaatggaaggagtatcagaccactgcaaatctaccaagacctggccgtccctctaaactttcagctcatacaaggaaaagactgatcagagatgcagccaagaggcccatgatcactctggatgaactgcagagatctacaactgaggtgggagactctgtccataggacaacaatcagtcgtatattgcacaaatctggcctttatggaagagtggcaagaagaaagccatttcttaaagatatccataaaaagtgttgtttaaagtttgccacaagccacctgggagacacaccaaacatgtggaagaaggtgctctggtcagatgaaaccaaaattgaactttttggcaacaatgcaaaatgttatgtttggcgtaaaagcaacacagctgaacacaccatccccactttcaaacatggtggtggcagcatcatggtttgggcctgcttttcttcagcagggacagggaagatggttaaaattgatgggaagatggatggagccaaatacaggaccattctggaagaaaacctgatggagtctgcaaaagacctgagactgggacggagatttgtcttccaacaagacaatgatccaaaacataaagcaaaatctacaatggaatggttcaaaaataaacatatccaggtgttagaatggccaagtcaaagtccagacctgaatccaatcgagaatctgtggaaagaactgaaaactgctgttcacaaatgctctccatccaacctcactgagctcgagctgttttgcaaggaggaatgggaaaaaatttcagtctctcgatgtgcaaaactgatagacataccccaagcgatttacagctgtaatcgcagcaaaagttggcgctacaaagtattaacttaagggggctgaataattttgcacgcccaatttttcagtttttgatttgttcaaaaagtttgaaatatccaataaatgtcgttccacttcatgattgtgtcccacttgttgttgattcttcacaaaaaaatacagttttatatctttatgtttgaagcctgaaatgtggcaaaaggtcgcaaagttcaagggggccgaataatttcgcaaggcactgtgtgtatatatatatatatatatatatatataatcagtgAACTGGGCATTAGTACTCCCATATGAGCGGAGAAACACATTCCTTGGCACTAAAGGCTCGGGAAATTAGTCCTCTGTGTCTAATTAGGGAAAGGGTTAATTTCACAATTCAAGACGCTCAAATCCCGCTGAGTGATGATTTTGGTATACTTCCTATGCCTCTGGCCACAATTTGCTATTAAGTAGGCTAGTAGTTGCAGTTTTGAAAGTCTAATTAGTAGGCCTATGCCTAGGCGCAAAAAAACTTGGGCAAGTAGGCTAATAGCCTAAAACTTTCGATTTTGGGCTAATGTAAACAGTACAGCATCCTAAAACTCAGAAAAAGCAAGCTGCAAAGTCCATCTGGCATTTGCATTGCCCGTGCAGCATTTATGGTGATATGGCCTTTGCAGACTTCAGGGCTTTCAAGCATCATAGCTACCAGATTAACTCTTTGTGTTCCGACAGAAGTCAATCATTTTCAACGGAGCAGTCCGCAGCACTGCGTTTGGGATGCCGCACTAGACTGCGGTGCGTTCTGTGTACTGCATACGTTCAATATTTTCAAGTCGCGCGTTGCTTTAAATTGCGGTGGTACAAACAGAAGTTCATAAAACAGTCAATCCAGTTAGCTATCTAACTATGACGTAAACCACTTTGCTAGATAGTTTAGCTAAAACATTGCCAGCACCTAGCTTCCACTTTCCAGCTAATTCAGATGACCAGGTAATCCAATCGTATAAGCAATGTGTCTCCATGAAACATTTTTAGCATGTAGGTCCAGGTAGCAATCAGCGCTTTGGTCAAACACGGCAGGGAACCCAGAGACAGCGAAAATGACTTTCTCCATGCTGCAAACCTTTTGCAGCCTTGTGTCGAGTACGGAAAATGTGGACGAGACATCTGGCAAAAACAACATACAGCAAAACTATAAGCATTTGGTAGACATATGGCATCAGACGTTGTGCGTCTCCTGGAGCAGCGCAGCGCTGTTGAACAAAGCTGTTGTGAttgaagttgtcaaggaagtgagttagtgcttatacaggacctcctgcccccacctaccgtcaaccaataaTGTCAATGCGGTGCTATACTGCGCTATAAGGATCTctgcattgttacaaaatttgggagGCACATAGTTGACGAGTACTGATTTTGTTCTCTGCATGCCTCTGGAGTCtccgcaattgcgtcacacccCTCCATACAGAGCCTCTGACCACATAGGAGGATAAAGCATACATTCGCTTTGAGTCTCGATCTGCCTGAATCAATGATGGTACAGCAATACATCATACAGATTGTAACTTTAAAATATTGAGGGACTGTGAATCAGTGGTGGTTAAACACAACACCAGTAGGCGCAAAGGTTCAGTGCCTTTGCCCACCGCATGCGTAAATCAATTTTGGCGCAATCTCTCCAAACGACCTTGGCGCATAAAAGTCTGAGTGTGCGTTTAAGCAAGCATATGTAACATATGCCAGGTGTGGTGCACATCCTGCCACCTAGTGTTATTCCTTTGAAAGTCCCCCTTTCACCTACACTTGCGCTCTGATCAGTTGTCATGGCAACTGTACAGCATGTGCCTAAAAAAACAAGTGCTTGACCCATCAACGAGAAGCGGAGATTCGTCAGTCAACAACTACGACGCCATCTTATTACTTTAaggttgagagagacagagacagataggcaAGGTTGTCATCATAGCTGGGAATTATGAGCGGAGCTAAAGCGCGCATCGACCCGCCTGTTGCTGCAGAGAATGTCTCGAGCGCCGGGCACAGTTCCGCGGCTCCTGCGCGGGAGCGCAAGCCAAGTGGAGGGGTTCTGAAGAGACTCAAGTCTCGGCGAAGCCAGGTTGATAGTAGGCCCGTCACAGAAGACCATCTGCGGACACAAGTTGGCCACATCACCCCTGAAGAGGTCCTAGGATTGCGGGTTGCTACACGGGGTAGGATATATCTATTTTCTGAAAGATGCATTTATATACAGTGGCATTGAGTAGTTGAGTGTGGCATTCAGTAATTGAGTGTGGCGTTGAGCATTGAGTGTGGCGTTGGGTAAAACTAGCTCACGAATGTCTCTCTATTTACCTGCATAGTCGCTCTGATAGATGGATAGATCAGAAGATAGATAATTTTATTGCACACTAGATCTTGTAAAACAGCCACCGAATACCCATAACCTGTATGTCCATCCCAGGGTACCTGTGTAAACCAGAGGACAACATCTTCAACATAGATTTCATTCGCTTTAAAATCAGAGACCTGGAGACAGAGACTGTGTTGTTTGAAATTGCCAAACCACCTCATACGGGTACAGTCCATattctctctcagtgtgtgtgtgtgtctgtgtattaccACTGTAGTATGTCTGACTAATATGatcatgtgtttgtgtttgttgcatGTACTGGAAATCATCACCGTGCCATTGGTGTAAAAATAAATGGTGTGTGTTGTGTCGTTGACCTCAGAGGAAGACGAGGAGAATGGAGAGGGAGACATGAGTGCAGGACGTTTCGTACGCTACCAGTTCACAGCAGCATTCCTACAACTGAGGACAGTGGGAGCCACGTGCgtaacactttctctctctttcaattcaatttcaatttaagggctttattggcttgggaaacatatgttaacattgtcaaagcaagtgaagtagataataaacaaagtgggaaaaaacaatacaaatgtgcagttaacattacactcacaaaagttccaaaagaataaagacattttaaatgtcatattatgtgcaaatagttaaagtacaaaggggaagataaataaacataaatatgggttgtatttacaatactgtttgttcttcacttttgcccttttcttgtggcaacaggtcacaaatcttgctgctgtgatggcacaccgtTGTATTTCACTAAAAtggggcggaaggtagcctagtggttagagcgttgggccagaaaggttgctggatcgaattcccaggctgacaaggtgaaatctgttgttctgcccctgaacaaggtagttaactcacttgttccccggtaggccgtcattgtaaataagaatttgttcttaactgacttgcctagttaaatgaatgtaaaataaataaatatgggagttcatcaaaattgggtttgttttcaaattctttgtgagtctgtgtaatctgacggaaatatgtgtctcttatatggtcatacatttggcaggaggttaggaagtgcagctcagtttccacctaattttgtgggcagtgtgcacatagcctgtcttctcttgagagccaggtcagCCTAcgatggcctttctcaatagcaaggctatgctcactgagtctgtacagagTCAAAGTAGAATTTAACGTCCTTTTAGAATTTCCTAAATAGAATTTAACGTCCTTTTTTggggattttgataattagcgggtatcggcctaattctgctatGCATGTATTATTtgatgttttacgttgtacactaaggacatttttgcagaattctgcatgcagtctcaatttggtgtttttcccattttgtgaattcttgattggtgagcggaccccagaccttacaaccataaagggcaatgggttctttaactgattcaagtatttttagccagatcctaattggtatgtcgaattttatgttccctttgatggcatagaaggcccttcttgccttgtctctcagaccgttcacagctttgtggaagttacctgtggcgctgatgttagGCCGAggtatatttttttgtgtgctctagggcaatggtgtctagatggaatttgtatttgtggtcctggcaactggaccttttttggaacacttttatttttgtcttactgagatgtactgtcagggcccaggtctgaggATCTGTGCAGGAGATCTAGGTActactgtaggccctccttggttggggagcAAACAGTCAAAACATTTGACCTCAGAttctcgccaattcgttgatatatatgttgaacggagtggggcttaagctgcttgtgtacatggattttataatgtcgtttGTTTTTCCCCAACACCGcattccatcaatttgtataggagaccctcatgccaaattgagtaaaaagcttttttgaaatcaacaaagcatcagaagactttgcctttgttttggtttgtttgtttgtccattagggtgtgtagggtgaatACGTAgtctgtcgtatggtaatttcgtaaaaagccaatttgacatttgctcaatacattgttttcactgaggaaatgtaccagtctgctgttaatgaaaaTGCAGAGGATTTTGCCAAGGTTgctgcatatcccacggtagttattggggtcaaatttgtctccactttcgtggattggggtgatcagtccttggttccaaatattgggaaagatgccagagctaaggatgatgttaaagagtttaagtatagccaattgaaatgtgtggtctgtatattttataatttcattgaggataccatcaacaccacaggcctttttgggttggagggtttgtattttgtcctgtagttcattcaatgtaattagagaatccagtgggttctggtagtcttttaattagaggtcgaccgattatgatttttcaacgccgataccgattattggatgaccaaaaaagcagataccgattaatcggccgatttaaaaaaaaatatatatataatttgtaataatgacaattacaacaatactaaatgaacacttattttaacttaatataatatatcaataaaatcaatttagcctcaaataaataatgaaacatgttaaatttggtttaaataatgcaaaaaaaaagtgtt
This is a stretch of genomic DNA from Oncorhynchus clarkii lewisi isolate Uvic-CL-2024 chromosome 17, UVic_Ocla_1.0, whole genome shotgun sequence. It encodes these proteins:
- the LOC139369773 gene encoding protein unc-119 homolog B-like, which encodes MSGAKARIDPPVAAENVSSAGHSSAAPARERKPSGGVLKRLKSRRSQVDSRPVTEDHLRTQVGHITPEEVLGLRVATRGYLCKPEDNIFNIDFIRFKIRDLETETVLFEIAKPPHTEEDEENGEGDMSAGRFVRYQFTAAFLQLRTVGATVEFTVGTRPLNSFRMIERHYFRDHLLKSFDFDFGFCIPNSRNTCEHIYEFPQLSESLVCQMVEHPYETRSDSFYFVDNRLVMHNKADYAYNGGRH